In Paenibacillus kyungheensis, the following are encoded in one genomic region:
- a CDS encoding low molecular weight protein arginine phosphatase, translating to MHHILFVCTGNTCRSPMAEGFMRKLASERGVDVEVRSAGVAAVDGMSVSRHADAVLKDHNIHEQLLSSSLTGATIHWADLILTLTGSHKQHVIRNFPESAGKVYTLKEYAENDHKVLRDLKELDSLYATIEMNRSLGEEVNPADRQRLIEIQQRIPSFDIVDPFGGSRDDYEVAAADIRNALEKLLDKIQAYRTQ from the coding sequence ATGCATCACATATTGTTCGTTTGTACCGGTAACACCTGTCGAAGCCCTATGGCGGAAGGTTTTATGCGTAAGCTTGCGAGTGAGCGCGGTGTCGATGTGGAGGTTCGTTCAGCCGGTGTAGCTGCTGTAGATGGAATGTCTGTATCCCGTCATGCCGACGCGGTTCTCAAAGATCATAATATACATGAACAATTATTATCTTCCTCTTTGACTGGTGCAACAATTCATTGGGCAGATCTTATACTCACATTAACAGGGAGTCACAAGCAACATGTGATTCGCAATTTTCCAGAGTCGGCAGGCAAAGTGTACACGTTGAAGGAATATGCTGAAAATGATCATAAAGTGCTACGCGATCTCAAAGAACTGGATAGCTTATATGCAACGATTGAAATGAATCGTTCATTGGGCGAAGAAGTCAATCCAGCAGATCGTCAGCGGTTGATCGAGATTCAACAGCGGATTCCAAGCTTCGATATTGTTGATCCTTTTGGTGGTAGTCGTGATGATTATGAAGTGGCAGCAGCCGATATTCGTAATGCTCTAGAAAAGTTACTCGACAAAATTCAAGCGTACCGGACACAATAA
- a CDS encoding L-threonylcarbamoyladenylate synthase, producing MNNQTENSNNKPQAVQANSLCTCWDVRHSEHIEQQLSEAGQILANGGIVAFPTETVYGLGADARNTQAVASVFTAKGRPSDNPLIVHISHMDQLGSLVSEIRPLEQTLMDHFWPGPLTLVMPVRPDTVSPLVTAGLNTVAIRMPDHPIALGLISASGCPLAAPSANRSGRPSPTTAAHVIEDLSAVIDGVVDGGSAGIGVESTVIQVQDDHTIMILRPGGVTEEQLSSFAKQVIRDPALQDSSLELTPRSPGMKYTHYAPQGSMTIVMGEHDEVVNQYIQQQIVQAQARGEKTGVLVFDETNINSADTVVLSLGSRHSLAEAANRLYAALRILDSEGVTFIMAQGCDQQGVGVAVMNRLSKAAGGQIIYV from the coding sequence ATGAACAACCAGACAGAGAATAGCAATAACAAGCCTCAAGCTGTTCAAGCCAATTCTCTGTGTACATGTTGGGATGTGCGTCATTCAGAGCATATAGAACAACAATTAAGCGAAGCCGGACAGATTTTGGCTAATGGCGGTATTGTCGCTTTTCCCACAGAAACAGTATATGGACTTGGAGCAGATGCCCGCAATACACAAGCGGTAGCATCTGTTTTTACTGCCAAAGGAAGACCGTCAGATAATCCGTTAATTGTGCATATTTCGCATATGGATCAATTGGGATCGTTGGTGTCTGAGATTCGACCGTTGGAACAGACATTGATGGATCATTTCTGGCCTGGACCGTTAACATTAGTAATGCCTGTACGCCCTGATACAGTTTCTCCATTAGTGACAGCAGGATTAAATACAGTTGCGATCCGTATGCCAGATCATCCTATAGCTTTAGGATTGATTAGCGCTTCTGGATGTCCTCTGGCGGCTCCGAGTGCGAATCGGTCAGGTCGTCCTAGTCCAACTACAGCAGCTCATGTGATCGAAGATTTGTCTGCTGTGATTGATGGAGTAGTTGATGGCGGTAGCGCAGGGATTGGCGTAGAATCGACTGTTATTCAGGTACAAGACGATCATACAATTATGATTCTTCGTCCGGGTGGTGTGACAGAAGAACAATTATCCTCATTTGCCAAGCAAGTGATACGCGATCCTGCGCTACAAGATTCTTCTCTTGAACTGACCCCGCGTTCACCAGGGATGAAATATACACATTATGCTCCTCAAGGGTCAATGACGATTGTGATGGGAGAGCACGATGAAGTAGTCAATCAATATATACAGCAACAGATTGTACAAGCTCAAGCACGTGGCGAGAAAACAGGTGTACTTGTATTTGATGAAACGAATATTAATAGTGCGGATACAGTAGTATTATCGCTGGGAAGTCGGCATTCGCTTGCCGAAGCAGCGAACCGATTGTATGCGGCTTTGCGTATATTAGATAGCGAAGGTGTTACATTTATTATGGCGCAAGGTTGTGATCAGCAGGGGGTAGGAGTAGCGGTAATGAACCGTTTATCCAAAGCTGCGGGCGGTCAGATTATTTATGTATGA
- a CDS encoding FtsW/RodA/SpoVE family cell cycle protein — protein sequence MIAKLKRIDWNLFTILLVMMGVSIAVIYSATHSTPKFANSTERMIFYYIAGFVVFFVMSMVNYRFWLKYSLYIYGAGLALLLLVMVIGQTLNNAQGWLSIGGLSLQPAELFKMVLILFLATLLARKEQLKLLFWRDVTPLVAITFIPFALVMAQNDLGNALSYLIIMMALLWIGNIKYTQAILFTSLAIVMVIVGIRSYVAYHDNIKTYLADIKRDHWMERLDPWLMPDQATEKAIYHTRNAKLAIASGGLSGEGYMKGTSVQSDRVPLTYSDSIFVVVAEEFGFIGAAILLLLYFTLIHRLILVSLECRERAGPYIIIGIVAMLLYQIFENIGMFIGIMPLTGITLPFISFGGTSLVMNMACMGLVMSIRIHNQEDNDEVSVNVTQRYALNK from the coding sequence ATGATCGCCAAGCTTAAAAGAATAGATTGGAATTTATTTACCATTCTGCTAGTTATGATGGGAGTCAGTATTGCTGTAATTTACAGTGCTACTCATAGTACGCCCAAGTTTGCCAATTCGACAGAACGGATGATTTTTTACTATATTGCAGGATTTGTAGTCTTTTTTGTAATGTCGATGGTTAATTACCGGTTCTGGCTCAAATATTCTCTTTATATTTATGGTGCAGGGTTAGCATTACTATTGCTCGTTATGGTTATAGGACAGACGCTCAATAATGCGCAAGGTTGGCTTAGTATAGGCGGTCTTAGTTTGCAACCAGCCGAGTTATTCAAAATGGTATTGATTTTATTTCTAGCGACATTGCTCGCTCGCAAAGAACAATTGAAATTGTTATTCTGGCGTGATGTTACACCGCTAGTGGCTATTACATTTATTCCGTTTGCTTTAGTAATGGCTCAAAATGATCTGGGTAATGCGCTCAGTTATCTGATTATTATGATGGCACTACTTTGGATCGGTAATATTAAATACACTCAAGCTATTTTATTTACTTCTTTAGCAATAGTTATGGTGATTGTTGGAATTCGTAGTTATGTAGCATATCACGATAACATCAAAACCTATTTAGCTGATATCAAGCGTGATCACTGGATGGAACGTCTTGATCCCTGGTTAATGCCTGATCAAGCGACAGAGAAAGCAATCTACCATACACGTAATGCGAAGCTTGCTATTGCATCCGGTGGACTTAGTGGAGAAGGATATATGAAAGGAACATCGGTTCAATCCGATCGTGTTCCATTAACGTATTCTGATTCTATTTTTGTAGTGGTTGCAGAAGAGTTTGGATTTATAGGAGCAGCTATTTTACTCTTGCTGTATTTCACCTTAATTCATCGCTTAATTCTCGTATCGTTAGAATGCCGGGAACGAGCAGGGCCGTATATTATTATCGGAATAGTAGCGATGTTGCTGTATCAGATTTTTGAAAATATCGGTATGTTTATCGGAATTATGCCATTGACCGGTATTACATTGCCATTTATCAGTTTTGGTGGTACATCATTGGTGATGAATATGGCATGTATGGGCTTGGTCATGAGTATACGAATTCACAATCAAGAAGATAACGATGAAGTTTCGGTTAATGTCACTCAGCGTTATGCATTGAATAAATAA
- the prmC gene encoding peptide chain release factor N(5)-glutamine methyltransferase, whose product MKPEQSIREAYVEASSFLSAHHVMEPESNSRLLLEWVLGLEGSAFYMAMFEPFPYDKQSLWEEVIMRKVSGEPAQYIIGEQEFYGERFIVTPAVLIPRPETELLVEAIVKIGQRLMVEREDQSPVACADIGTGSGAIALTIARMCPTWKVWASDISPDALAVAKQNSIQQQTPISWHEGNLLEPFAGQHIDILVSNPPYIPDADILALQPEVKDYEPMTALAGGPDGLGPYRMMMTQLALLPDLPKVIGFELGIGQAQDVADMVRVAGYEHIEIIADLAGIERHVIGIKER is encoded by the coding sequence ATGAAGCCAGAACAAAGTATACGGGAAGCCTATGTTGAGGCTTCTTCTTTTTTAAGCGCTCATCACGTAATGGAACCTGAATCGAACAGTCGTCTTTTGTTAGAATGGGTGCTTGGATTAGAAGGTTCTGCTTTTTATATGGCGATGTTTGAACCTTTTCCGTATGATAAGCAATCCCTATGGGAAGAAGTCATTATGCGTAAAGTGTCAGGAGAACCGGCACAATATATTATCGGTGAGCAAGAATTTTACGGGGAACGCTTTATCGTGACTCCTGCTGTATTGATCCCTCGTCCTGAGACTGAATTATTGGTCGAAGCTATCGTAAAGATCGGTCAACGATTGATGGTAGAACGTGAAGATCAATCGCCTGTTGCATGTGCAGATATCGGCACTGGCAGTGGAGCGATAGCATTAACGATTGCGCGTATGTGTCCGACATGGAAAGTGTGGGCAAGTGATATTTCACCTGATGCACTAGCAGTCGCCAAGCAAAATAGTATTCAACAACAGACACCGATCTCATGGCATGAAGGTAATTTGTTAGAGCCTTTTGCCGGTCAGCATATTGATATTTTGGTATCTAATCCGCCGTATATTCCAGATGCCGATATTTTGGCATTGCAACCGGAAGTGAAAGATTATGAGCCAATGACTGCACTTGCAGGAGGGCCGGACGGATTAGGGCCTTATCGCATGATGATGACGCAATTAGCTTTGTTACCTGATTTGCCCAAAGTGATTGGTTTTGAGCTAGGAATTGGACAAGCACAGGATGTAGCAGATATGGTTAGAGTAGCAGGTTATGAACATATTGAGATTATTGCTGACCTTGCAGGTATTGAACGGCATGTCATAGGTATAAAAGAACGTTAA